The following are encoded in a window of Geobacter metallireducens GS-15 genomic DNA:
- the corA gene encoding magnesium/cobalt transporter CorA produces MIKAYLRAEDSFRTVSVEPDELVDLDVSSLIWLDLLSPSTDELATVERSLKIELPTRQESEEIEFSSRFWEDESGIDINTYFLVRQEEKFHNETVSFILRGKFVVTIRFSDHRIFTEFSRKLRLSPRSFRDGADILSGILAMRVDMDADTLEALSRGIASLGRRGPQTFENPTEYLSHITDYEDINITIRENLTDKHRVLSSLLKSASISENLKKEFSMMMKDVNSLVISANFNFERLDYIQNLFLNHLSVEQNKVIKIFTVMSVIFLPPTMIASIYGMNYKHMPELEWVFGYPFALTLIILSAVLPLYVFKKKGWL; encoded by the coding sequence ATGATCAAGGCCTACCTCCGCGCGGAGGATTCATTCAGAACGGTCTCCGTTGAGCCCGATGAGCTCGTGGACCTGGATGTCAGCTCCCTCATCTGGCTCGACCTCCTCTCCCCCTCCACGGACGAGCTCGCCACCGTGGAGCGGAGCCTGAAGATCGAGCTCCCGACCCGCCAGGAGTCGGAGGAGATCGAGTTCAGCTCCCGGTTCTGGGAGGACGAAAGCGGCATCGACATCAATACCTACTTCCTGGTGCGCCAGGAGGAAAAGTTCCACAACGAGACCGTCTCCTTCATTCTCCGGGGGAAGTTCGTGGTCACCATCCGCTTCAGCGACCACCGGATCTTCACCGAGTTTTCCCGCAAGCTGCGCCTCAGCCCCCGTTCGTTTCGGGATGGGGCCGATATCCTGTCGGGGATCCTCGCCATGCGGGTCGACATGGACGCCGACACCCTGGAGGCGCTCTCCCGGGGGATCGCCAGCCTTGGCCGGCGCGGTCCCCAGACCTTCGAGAACCCGACCGAGTACCTCTCCCACATCACCGACTACGAAGACATCAACATCACCATCCGGGAGAACCTGACTGACAAGCACCGGGTCCTGTCGTCGCTCCTGAAGAGCGCTTCCATCTCCGAGAACCTCAAGAAGGAGTTCAGCATGATGATGAAGGACGTGAACTCCCTCGTCATCTCGGCCAACTTCAACTTCGAGCGCCTCGACTACATCCAGAACCTCTTCCTCAACCACCTGAGTGTTGAGCAGAACAAGGTCATCAAGATCTTCACCGTCATGTCGGTGATCTTCCTGCCGCCCACCATGATCGCCAGCATCTACGGCATGAACTACAAACACATGCCCGAACTGGAATGGGTCTTCGGCTACCCCTTCGCCCTCACGCTGATCATCCTCTCGGCCGTGCTCCCCCTCTACGTCTTCAAGAAGAAGGGGTGGCTGTAA
- a CDS encoding DUF4139 domain-containing protein: MRQRFLPLLALLSLLLPLPAPAAPTVSTVADQTGIALTIYNRNLGLVKDRREIRLAPGNGELRFMDVAAQIIPTSVSIASLAGGELQVLEQNYEYDLLSPQKLMDKYVGKEVKLHQKNPYTEREEVVTATLLSNNGGPVYRIGDEITFGHPGRLIFPGVPDDLIARPTLVWLLEGAAVEKRTIEASYLTGGISWRADYVVTLSEKDDQANLAGWVTIDNRSGAAYRNATLKLVAGDVNRVQEQSTRFAKSVRAEAMAPAPQFQEEAFFEYHLYTLQRPSTIKENQTKQINLVTADAVPVKKEFLLKGESFYYQSPAGEVEKQKVGVFVEMENRKEHNLGMPLPKGIVRVYKRDAGGSLQFVGEDTIDHTPEKETVRVKLGDAFDVVGERKQTEWRKVASDTYESAFEIRLRNHKKEDITVKVVEPVPGDWQMLSSSHPHEKGDAFSAVFKVPVPKDGEATLVYRVRMRY; this comes from the coding sequence ATGAGACAGCGCTTCCTTCCCCTACTCGCCCTCCTCTCCCTTCTCCTCCCCCTTCCCGCACCCGCCGCCCCCACCGTTTCCACGGTGGCGGACCAGACGGGCATCGCCCTCACCATCTACAACCGGAACCTCGGCCTCGTGAAGGACCGTCGGGAGATCCGCCTCGCCCCGGGAAACGGCGAGCTCCGCTTCATGGACGTGGCGGCCCAGATCATCCCCACCAGCGTCTCCATCGCCTCCCTCGCCGGCGGGGAACTCCAGGTCCTGGAGCAGAACTACGAGTATGACCTCCTCTCACCCCAGAAGCTCATGGACAAGTACGTGGGGAAGGAGGTGAAGCTCCACCAGAAGAACCCTTACACCGAGCGGGAAGAGGTGGTGACCGCCACGCTCCTCTCCAATAACGGCGGGCCGGTCTACCGCATCGGCGACGAGATCACCTTCGGCCACCCCGGACGCCTGATCTTTCCCGGGGTCCCCGACGACCTCATCGCCCGGCCGACCCTGGTCTGGCTCCTGGAGGGAGCTGCAGTCGAGAAGCGGACCATCGAGGCCTCCTACCTCACCGGCGGCATCTCCTGGCGGGCCGACTACGTGGTGACCCTGAGCGAGAAGGACGACCAGGCGAACCTTGCCGGCTGGGTCACCATCGACAACCGGAGCGGCGCCGCCTACCGCAATGCCACCCTCAAGCTCGTGGCCGGCGACGTGAACCGGGTGCAGGAGCAGTCCACCCGCTTCGCCAAGTCCGTGCGGGCCGAAGCCATGGCACCCGCTCCCCAGTTCCAGGAGGAGGCCTTCTTCGAGTACCACCTCTATACCCTCCAGCGCCCCTCCACCATCAAGGAGAACCAGACCAAGCAGATCAATCTGGTGACCGCCGATGCCGTGCCGGTGAAGAAGGAATTCCTCCTGAAGGGGGAGAGTTTCTACTACCAGAGCCCCGCCGGCGAGGTCGAGAAGCAGAAGGTGGGGGTCTTCGTGGAGATGGAGAACCGGAAGGAGCACAACCTGGGGATGCCGCTCCCCAAGGGGATCGTGCGGGTCTACAAGCGGGATGCCGGGGGAAGCCTCCAGTTCGTGGGGGAGGACACCATCGACCACACCCCGGAGAAGGAGACGGTGCGGGTGAAGCTGGGGGACGCCTTCGACGTGGTGGGGGAGCGGAAGCAGACCGAGTGGCGGAAGGTGGCCAGCGACACCTACGAGTCGGCCTTTGAGATAAGGCTTCGCAACCACAAGAAGGAGGATATCACCGTGAAGGTGGTGGAGCCGGTCCCCGGCGACTGGCAGATGCTCTCCTCATCCCACCCCCACGAGAAGGGGGACGCCTTCAGCGCCGTGTTCAAGGTGCCGGTGCCCAAGGACGGGGAGGCGACCCTCGTCTACCGGGTGCGGATGCGGTACTGA
- a CDS encoding phosphoglucomutase/phosphomannomutase family protein, which yields MQIKFGTDGWRGVIARDFTFDNLSRVAQATMEYLIREGLAPRGLVIGYDRRFLSREFAERVAEIAAGNGIRVWLTAGYAPTPAVSWAVHELGAGGGVMITASHNPPAYNGFKVKESFGGSARPSTTKILEEMVAANDAAGREIKARPLAEALADGSVATFDPKGGYFRQLARYVDLEAIRKANLPVVVDPMFGAGAGFVPELLPGVREIHGDENPSFGGQPPEPTEEHLTELAALVASGRYRIGLALDGDADRIGAVDETGEFFSSHRIFTVILRHLVERKGLTGGVVKTVSTTRMVDLLAEKFGLPLHETPIGFKHICELMLDHDILMGGEESGGLGVKGHIPERDGILMGLLLLEAMAVSGKGVRQLLDETMDEIGRFCYRRIDLPIADAAKELLIARLKQGGIASIAGRNVARENFRDGFKFIFEDGSWLLIRPSGTEPVLRLYSEAGDAQTVEELLAAAREIAGL from the coding sequence GTGCAGATAAAGTTCGGAACTGACGGCTGGCGCGGGGTTATTGCCCGGGATTTCACCTTCGACAACCTCTCCCGGGTGGCCCAGGCTACCATGGAGTACCTCATCCGCGAAGGACTCGCTCCCCGGGGGCTCGTGATCGGCTACGACCGCCGCTTCCTTTCCCGGGAGTTTGCCGAGCGGGTGGCGGAGATCGCCGCCGGCAACGGCATCCGGGTCTGGCTCACCGCAGGCTACGCCCCGACCCCGGCGGTCTCCTGGGCGGTCCACGAGCTGGGGGCCGGCGGCGGCGTCATGATCACCGCAAGCCACAACCCCCCCGCTTACAACGGCTTCAAGGTGAAGGAGTCCTTTGGCGGCTCGGCCCGCCCCTCCACCACGAAGATCCTGGAGGAGATGGTGGCCGCCAACGACGCCGCCGGCCGCGAGATCAAGGCCCGCCCCCTGGCCGAAGCCCTGGCCGACGGGAGTGTCGCCACCTTTGACCCCAAAGGGGGGTATTTCCGGCAGCTGGCCCGTTATGTGGATCTGGAGGCGATCCGGAAGGCGAACCTCCCCGTGGTCGTGGACCCTATGTTTGGTGCCGGCGCCGGCTTCGTGCCGGAGCTCCTCCCCGGGGTCCGGGAGATTCACGGCGACGAGAACCCTTCCTTCGGGGGACAGCCTCCGGAGCCCACTGAAGAGCACCTGACGGAGCTGGCGGCCCTGGTGGCAAGCGGCCGGTACCGCATCGGCCTGGCCCTGGACGGCGACGCCGACCGGATCGGCGCCGTGGACGAGACCGGCGAGTTCTTCTCCTCCCACCGGATCTTCACGGTGATCCTCCGGCACCTGGTGGAGCGCAAGGGGCTCACCGGCGGGGTGGTGAAGACTGTCTCCACCACCCGCATGGTGGATCTTCTGGCCGAGAAGTTCGGCCTCCCCCTCCACGAGACCCCCATCGGCTTCAAGCATATCTGCGAGCTGATGCTCGACCACGACATCCTCATGGGGGGCGAGGAGTCGGGGGGGCTCGGCGTCAAGGGGCACATCCCGGAGCGGGACGGCATCCTCATGGGGCTCCTCCTCCTGGAGGCCATGGCCGTGAGCGGCAAGGGAGTCCGGCAGCTTCTCGACGAGACCATGGACGAGATCGGCCGCTTTTGCTACCGCCGCATTGACCTCCCCATCGCCGACGCCGCCAAGGAGCTCCTCATCGCCCGGCTGAAGCAGGGAGGGATTGCCTCTATTGCGGGTCGTAACGTGGCACGGGAGAATTTCCGCGACGGCTTCAAGTTCATTTTTGAGGATGGCTCCTGGCTCCTGATCCGTCCGTCGGGGACCGAGCCGGTGCTCAGGCTCTACAGCGAGGCCGGCGATGCGCAGACGGTGGAGGAACTCCTGGCCGCGGCCCGGGAGATCGCCGGGCTGTGA
- a CDS encoding IS110-like element ISGme8 family transposase, giving the protein MEPNDAVVGVDVSKEHLDVYLMPTGDQKRVTNDDAGCAELTTWLITNAPCRIVLEATGGLEMLAVSTLSAAGLPVVVVNPRQVRNFAKACGLLAKTDILDAKIIARFAQAIKPEIRPLKDETSQNLAALLARRRQLVEMLVAEKNRVISAAPTVRKGIMTHIAWLTQQIDDVDKDISTLIQSSESWKAKEEILTSVKGIGPVTAATILAALPELGTISRQQLGALVGVCPYNRDSGKFRGKRAISGGRATVRSVLYMATLCAARFNPVIKAFYQRLTSAGKLHKVAITACMRKLLTILNAMVKNNQKWDHSKFTPLLH; this is encoded by the coding sequence ATGGAACCCAATGATGCAGTTGTTGGAGTCGACGTTAGTAAAGAGCATCTTGATGTCTACCTCATGCCAACTGGTGACCAGAAAAGGGTGACTAACGATGATGCCGGTTGTGCTGAGCTGACGACGTGGCTCATTACGAACGCCCCTTGTCGGATTGTTCTCGAAGCCACCGGCGGCTTGGAGATGCTAGCTGTCAGCACCTTATCAGCAGCGGGTCTGCCAGTGGTCGTGGTTAATCCTCGGCAGGTCAGAAACTTTGCCAAAGCATGCGGGCTGCTGGCGAAGACCGATATTCTTGATGCCAAGATCATTGCCCGATTTGCCCAAGCCATCAAGCCTGAAATCAGGCCGCTCAAGGACGAGACAAGCCAAAATCTAGCAGCACTGCTGGCCCGCCGCCGGCAGTTGGTCGAGATGCTTGTGGCGGAAAAAAATCGCGTGATTTCCGCTGCACCTACGGTCCGCAAAGGCATCATGACCCATATTGCCTGGCTGACACAGCAGATCGATGACGTTGATAAAGACATCTCAACTCTTATTCAGTCCAGCGAATCCTGGAAGGCAAAAGAAGAAATCCTTACCAGTGTCAAGGGCATCGGCCCTGTGACTGCGGCCACCATACTGGCAGCACTTCCGGAGTTGGGGACCATTTCCCGACAGCAGCTTGGCGCTCTGGTCGGAGTATGCCCCTATAATCGGGACAGTGGCAAATTCCGTGGAAAGCGCGCAATCTCCGGTGGCAGAGCAACCGTGCGTTCTGTCCTGTACATGGCAACATTGTGTGCCGCCAGGTTTAACCCGGTTATAAAAGCCTTCTATCAACGCCTTACAAGCGCCGGAAAACTTCACAAAGTCGCGATCACCGCTTGCATGCGAAAACTACTCACCATCCTCAATGCCATGGTGAAAAACAACCAGAAGTGGGATCACTCGAAATTCACTCCACTTCTGCACTAA
- a CDS encoding cytochrome c biogenesis protein ResB, giving the protein MIKRIYEFLASLSLGLWLMGGVMAFLAAGSFGGEDAASLNEMPLFVWLGAAPFSASWWLWGTLVLLALMVVNTLLCSVEAIRKRYGKSGLLALLAPQLMHAGFLLIVLAHLLSAKGGEKQAMQLFEGSNLRFPGGSFVMVDAIEVETDPRGMPLDYRARMRVVEQGRSTPVTVRPNEPLFHDGVGIYLKQAAPFPYPTAYVEIHREPGAGWALAGALLFTAGNVMLLAVRRERRTA; this is encoded by the coding sequence ATGATCAAGAGAATCTACGAATTTTTGGCCTCCCTCTCCCTCGGTCTCTGGCTCATGGGGGGAGTCATGGCCTTTCTGGCAGCAGGGTCGTTTGGTGGAGAGGACGCAGCGTCCCTGAACGAAATGCCCCTCTTCGTCTGGCTTGGCGCGGCCCCCTTCTCCGCCTCCTGGTGGCTCTGGGGGACTCTGGTCCTGCTGGCCCTCATGGTGGTGAACACGCTCTTGTGCAGCGTGGAGGCGATCCGGAAGCGCTACGGCAAGAGCGGACTCCTGGCTCTCCTGGCACCCCAGCTCATGCACGCGGGGTTCCTCCTCATCGTTCTGGCCCACCTTCTGAGCGCCAAAGGGGGGGAGAAACAGGCGATGCAGCTCTTCGAGGGGTCCAACCTCCGCTTTCCCGGCGGGAGTTTCGTCATGGTTGACGCCATCGAGGTGGAAACCGATCCCCGGGGGATGCCGCTCGATTACCGGGCCCGGATGCGGGTCGTGGAGCAGGGAAGATCAACGCCGGTGACGGTGCGGCCCAACGAACCCCTGTTCCATGACGGGGTCGGCATCTACCTGAAGCAGGCGGCGCCGTTCCCGTACCCAACCGCCTATGTGGAGATCCACCGGGAACCGGGCGCGGGGTGGGCCCTGGCCGGCGCGCTTCTCTTCACCGCGGGGAACGTCATGCTCCTGGCGGTGCGGCGGGAGCGGCGAACGGCGTAA
- a CDS encoding LexA family protein, which yields MAVSPIVPTPSTGRRIKEIRINKGLTQKEFADSLGIVQGFLSGIEREKKTPSDTLLIALCNLYEISPSWLASGEGEMYRTPRRAGQPATSPGGEGIPLLERIGPEFPHRVGEDDIRDRVALPEVSEGCYAIVAYGDFMAPTIRDGDLVIFRPGEEPQNGEVVLVTNRWGEAILRRYRVRNGDIVYSPDNATYSPFTPAPETRIIGTVAEVWRKVKL from the coding sequence ATGGCTGTTTCCCCCATCGTCCCGACCCCATCCACAGGGAGACGGATCAAGGAAATCCGGATAAACAAAGGACTGACTCAGAAGGAGTTTGCCGACTCCCTCGGGATCGTGCAGGGATTCCTCAGCGGCATCGAGCGGGAGAAGAAGACCCCTTCGGACACCCTCCTGATCGCCCTCTGTAATCTCTATGAAATAAGCCCGTCATGGCTCGCCTCGGGAGAGGGAGAAATGTACCGGACGCCGCGCCGCGCCGGGCAGCCCGCAACTTCTCCCGGTGGCGAAGGAATCCCGCTCCTGGAGCGGATAGGGCCAGAGTTTCCCCACCGGGTCGGGGAGGATGACATCCGTGATCGCGTGGCCCTGCCGGAGGTCAGCGAGGGATGCTACGCCATCGTCGCCTACGGTGATTTCATGGCCCCTACCATCCGGGACGGCGACCTGGTGATCTTCAGGCCCGGGGAAGAACCCCAGAACGGCGAAGTGGTCCTGGTGACCAACCGGTGGGGCGAGGCGATCCTGCGGCGGTATCGGGTCAGGAACGGCGATATCGTCTACTCCCCCGACAACGCCACCTACTCCCCCTTCACCCCCGCCCCGGAGACGCGGATCATCGGCACCGTGGCGGAGGTGTGGCGCAAGGTGAAACTATAG
- a CDS encoding YXWGXW repeat-containing protein, with translation MTSKIIASIACLAALTGTAHAGNVDFSIGINLGNRPVAVYEPVYAPAPPPVYAPAPPVRYEPVYASAPRPVYVPAPPPVVIAEPPEFVLSPSLGFYVAIGTPYDLFYAGNRYYLSRNGVWYNGASYQGPWTTVTYRSLPRELRRYPVATIRYQRDRDYRRWCDDDHDQWRSFRPERERREIRQDEKARWREAKWREKEWRKHGRDRWDDDDRD, from the coding sequence ATGACCAGCAAAATTATCGCATCTATCGCCTGTCTCGCCGCCCTGACAGGAACGGCCCACGCCGGAAACGTCGACTTCAGCATCGGGATCAACCTGGGGAACAGGCCCGTGGCGGTGTACGAACCGGTCTACGCCCCCGCCCCGCCGCCTGTCTATGCTCCCGCCCCGCCAGTCCGCTATGAGCCGGTTTACGCATCTGCTCCTCGGCCTGTCTACGTGCCGGCCCCACCACCGGTGGTAATCGCCGAGCCTCCCGAATTCGTCCTCTCCCCTTCACTCGGTTTCTACGTCGCCATAGGCACACCCTACGACCTCTTCTATGCGGGAAACCGCTACTACCTGAGCCGCAACGGCGTCTGGTACAACGGCGCCTCGTACCAGGGACCGTGGACCACGGTGACGTACCGCTCCCTGCCCCGTGAGCTGAGGCGCTACCCGGTGGCAACGATCCGCTACCAGCGGGACCGGGATTACCGCCGCTGGTGCGATGACGACCATGACCAGTGGCGCAGCTTCCGTCCTGAGAGGGAACGGCGCGAAATCCGGCAAGATGAGAAGGCACGGTGGAGGGAAGCGAAGTGGCGGGAGAAGGAGTGGCGCAAGCACGGCCGCGACCGCTGGGATGATGACGACAGGGACTGA
- the ppk1 gene encoding polyphosphate kinase 1: protein MARKPSSPKRTAPETAAGGEWSVCDLAAPELYLNRELTWLAFNRRVLHEAEDERTPLLERVKFAAIVSSNLDEFFMKRIGGLKQQVGAGIQNLTVDGRTPRQQIEECYAVVRELGERKRLLFGELLTLLRSAGIQILGYSEIPARERKGLRDYYIRNIFPLVTPQSIDPAHPFPFISNLSLNLLVTLRYPRERETSLARVKVPVGTGIPRFLRVGDKDRFVPLEEVMQHNLDLLFPEMEVVACEFFRVTRNANTERNEEQADDLLSMIESELQDRRFAPIVRLEVVAGMGAVHRGMLAAELELNEAADVFEVEGMLALRDLFEIAGLGYPELHDPSHHPVDHPRLMTDRNIFHVIRDAGAILLQHPYDSFATSVERFLFEASEDPKVRAIKMTLYRTASDSRIIDCLVNAASNGKQVAVAVELKARFDEAANIRLAERMEEAGIHVTYGVVGLKTHCKVILVVRQDYDGLRRYVHIGTGNYHPGTARLYSDLGLLTSDEAIGQDATELFNYLTTGYTPRRNYQKLLPAPKHLKRALLARIEREAELHSEKTPGLIQFKMNALEDADIVAALYRSARKGVRIDLLIRDSCRLRPGVPGLSETVRVVSVVGRFLEHSRIYYFRNNGDEEYYIGSADAMKRNLEYRVEVLAPVEAPDLRKELRAMLDAQLGDRRSAWEMQPDGSSVQRMPGEGDDPRGSHEILIALAEKRRKAGARLKKKKARGVVRRPVR from the coding sequence ATGGCCCGCAAGCCCTCCTCCCCGAAGAGAACCGCCCCCGAAACAGCGGCGGGCGGGGAGTGGTCGGTCTGCGACCTGGCCGCCCCCGAGCTCTACCTGAACCGGGAGCTCACCTGGCTCGCGTTCAACCGCCGGGTCCTCCACGAGGCCGAGGACGAGCGGACGCCGCTTCTGGAGCGGGTCAAGTTTGCCGCCATCGTCAGCAGCAACCTGGACGAGTTTTTCATGAAGCGGATCGGCGGCCTCAAGCAGCAGGTGGGGGCGGGCATCCAGAACCTGACCGTGGACGGCCGCACCCCCCGGCAGCAGATCGAGGAGTGCTACGCCGTGGTGCGGGAACTGGGGGAGCGGAAGCGGCTCCTTTTCGGCGAGCTCCTGACGCTCCTGCGGTCGGCCGGCATCCAGATCCTCGGCTACAGCGAGATCCCGGCCCGGGAGCGGAAAGGGCTCCGCGACTATTACATCCGGAACATCTTTCCCCTGGTCACCCCCCAGTCCATCGACCCCGCCCACCCCTTCCCCTTCATCTCCAACCTCTCCCTGAACCTGCTGGTGACGCTCCGCTACCCCCGGGAGCGGGAGACCTCCCTGGCCCGGGTCAAGGTGCCGGTGGGGACCGGGATTCCCCGTTTCCTCCGGGTGGGTGACAAGGACCGGTTCGTCCCCCTGGAGGAGGTGATGCAGCACAACCTGGACCTCCTCTTCCCGGAGATGGAGGTGGTGGCCTGCGAGTTCTTCCGGGTCACCCGCAACGCCAATACCGAGCGGAACGAGGAGCAGGCCGACGACCTCCTCTCCATGATCGAGTCGGAACTCCAAGACCGGCGCTTCGCTCCCATCGTGCGGCTGGAGGTTGTGGCCGGCATGGGGGCGGTGCACCGGGGGATGCTCGCCGCGGAGCTGGAACTGAACGAGGCCGCCGACGTCTTCGAGGTGGAGGGGATGCTGGCCCTGCGGGACCTGTTCGAGATCGCCGGCCTCGGCTACCCGGAGCTCCACGACCCGTCCCACCACCCGGTCGACCACCCCCGCCTCATGACCGACCGGAACATCTTTCACGTGATCCGGGACGCCGGCGCCATTCTCCTCCAGCACCCCTACGACTCCTTCGCCACCTCGGTGGAGCGCTTCCTCTTCGAGGCAAGCGAGGATCCCAAGGTGCGGGCCATCAAGATGACCCTCTACCGGACCGCCTCCGACAGCCGGATCATCGATTGCCTGGTGAACGCGGCGAGTAACGGTAAGCAGGTGGCGGTGGCGGTGGAGTTGAAGGCCCGCTTCGACGAGGCGGCCAACATTCGGCTTGCGGAGCGGATGGAGGAGGCGGGGATCCACGTCACCTACGGCGTGGTGGGGCTCAAGACCCACTGCAAGGTGATCCTCGTGGTGCGGCAGGACTACGATGGGCTGCGGCGCTACGTCCACATCGGCACCGGCAACTACCATCCCGGCACCGCCCGGCTCTACTCCGACCTGGGGCTCCTCACCAGCGACGAGGCGATTGGCCAGGACGCCACCGAGCTTTTCAACTACCTCACCACCGGCTACACCCCCCGGCGCAACTATCAGAAACTGCTGCCGGCGCCGAAGCACCTGAAGCGGGCGCTCCTGGCCAGGATCGAGCGGGAGGCGGAACTCCACTCGGAGAAGACGCCGGGGCTCATCCAGTTCAAAATGAACGCCCTGGAAGACGCCGACATCGTGGCAGCCCTCTACCGTTCGGCCCGGAAGGGGGTGCGGATCGACCTCCTCATCCGGGACAGCTGCCGCCTGCGCCCCGGCGTTCCGGGGCTCTCGGAGACGGTGCGGGTGGTGAGCGTGGTGGGACGGTTCCTGGAGCACTCACGGATCTACTACTTCCGCAACAATGGTGACGAGGAGTACTACATCGGTTCCGCCGACGCCATGAAGCGGAACCTGGAATACCGGGTCGAGGTCCTCGCACCGGTGGAGGCCCCGGACCTGCGGAAGGAACTCCGAGCCATGCTCGACGCGCAACTCGGCGACCGGCGGAGCGCCTGGGAGATGCAGCCCGACGGCAGCTCCGTGCAGCGGATGCCGGGGGAAGGGGACGACCCGAGGGGAAGCCACGAGATCCTCATCGCCCTGGCCGAAAAACGCCGCAAGGCCGGTGCGCGCCTCAAAAAGAAAAAGGCCAGGGGAGTTGTCCGGCGCCCTGTCCGGTAA
- a CDS encoding peptidylprolyl isomerase — MFKRIILALTICGLFSVLLIAGNADAAAKAEKAKNPVVLMETTLGPVKIELYPDKAPVSVKNFLDYVNSGFYNGTIFHRVIPGFMAQGGGFTADRKQKETKAPIKNEAANGLKNDRGTIAMARTANPDSATAQFFINVVNNDGLNRPNPDGFGYAVFGKVVEGMDVVDKIVATPTQRLNMVFANLPVTPVVITSMKAVK; from the coding sequence ATGTTCAAACGGATTATCCTGGCCCTGACAATCTGCGGTCTTTTCAGCGTGCTTCTCATCGCCGGCAATGCCGATGCCGCGGCAAAGGCCGAAAAGGCCAAGAACCCCGTGGTTCTCATGGAGACGACCCTCGGTCCCGTGAAGATCGAGCTCTACCCCGACAAGGCGCCGGTATCGGTGAAGAACTTCCTCGACTACGTGAACAGCGGCTTCTACAACGGCACCATCTTCCACCGGGTCATCCCCGGCTTCATGGCCCAGGGGGGCGGCTTCACCGCCGACCGGAAGCAGAAGGAAACGAAGGCCCCCATCAAGAACGAAGCCGCTAACGGCCTCAAGAACGACCGGGGGACCATCGCCATGGCCCGCACCGCCAACCCCGACAGCGCCACGGCCCAGTTCTTCATCAACGTGGTGAACAACGACGGTCTCAACCGCCCGAACCCGGACGGCTTCGGCTACGCCGTCTTCGGCAAGGTGGTCGAAGGGATGGACGTGGTGGACAAAATCGTCGCCACCCCCACCCAGCGCCTCAACATGGTCTTTGCCAACCTCCCGGTGACGCCGGTGGTCATCACGTCGATGAAGGCCGTCAAATAA
- a CDS encoding 50S ribosomal protein L11 methyltransferase — protein MYGRIFTPFAIGGFTIVPEDHPEDPAAGLPLIMGKKGAFGSGEHETTASCLEEMERIPGIAGMRCLDLGSGTGILAVAAIRLGAASVVAVDIDPKAAESCAANVRLNGMEGRIFSVCGELASVGREPYDLLLANIYADIHLALAHEMVGLVRPGGWLILSGIPLQDKFDIQRRFRNLGCIEHDWQILEEYVTIVLRKPDAEGDEMIDEKAASSL, from the coding sequence ATGTACGGACGCATCTTCACCCCCTTTGCCATCGGGGGGTTCACCATCGTGCCGGAGGATCATCCCGAGGACCCGGCAGCGGGCCTCCCCCTCATCATGGGGAAAAAAGGGGCCTTCGGCTCCGGCGAGCACGAGACCACCGCCTCCTGCCTGGAAGAGATGGAGCGAATCCCCGGCATCGCCGGCATGCGCTGCCTCGATCTCGGGAGCGGCACCGGCATCCTGGCCGTGGCCGCCATCCGCCTCGGAGCCGCCAGCGTGGTGGCGGTGGACATCGACCCAAAGGCCGCTGAATCGTGCGCCGCCAACGTGCGCCTCAACGGCATGGAGGGACGGATCTTCTCCGTCTGCGGCGAACTGGCCTCGGTGGGGCGGGAACCCTACGACCTCCTCCTGGCCAACATCTACGCCGACATCCACCTGGCCCTGGCCCACGAGATGGTGGGGCTCGTGCGCCCCGGCGGGTGGCTCATCCTCTCCGGCATTCCGCTTCAGGACAAGTTCGACATCCAGCGCCGCTTCCGGAACCTGGGATGCATCGAGCACGACTGGCAAATCCTGGAGGAATACGTCACCATCGTCCTGCGCAAGCCTGACGCGGAAGGCGATGAAATGATTGACGAGAAGGCTGCATCCTCATTATAA